GTTGTAGAGCGCATCACATTTTAACCATAGCGTCTCTCAATCTATGATTCTCGGCCCAAATGACCCTGAAGACGCTACAGTAAAACTGCACACAGTCTAACGATCTGTTTCTACGGCTGGCAGGGGTTTTGAGACGGTTGAGATGTCATAGCAGGCGGCCTGTTCGCTGTTTCGGACAAACAATTTCCCGTGAGCTAAGGCAGGATGATTCCAGGTCTGTCCGCTGAGCGCCTGAAATTTCGCGACTTGCGAATATGCTTCAGGCTCCGCTTTGACCAGTTCGACGCTGCCATCCTCTGCCAGGATCAGCAGCATCGGGCCTGCGAGCAGCATCTGACCATAACCATAGCGCCCTTTTTTCCAAATACGTTTGCCATTCTCCAGGTTCAGACAGGTGAGGATTCCTTCATCCAGCCCATAGACATAGCCATCACGCAACACCGCGGAATTGAATTTCAGCTTAGGACTCTTACTCGTCCAGACTTCCTCCGCTTTCCATTCGTCTCCAGACTTATCAATCGAAAGTCGCGCCGAACCAACACCGTATCCCGAGCCAATAAAAACGGATGAATCATCAATCACAATTGGCTGTGCTGCGTTGACGCCCGCCTGATTTGTCCAGGGAAAGAACCACAGAGATCGACCGTCTGCCGGTGCAAAACTTTCCAGGCCTTTCGCATGAAACACCAGGACCTGGGGTACACCCTGTAATTCTGCCAGTTGCGGAGAACTATAGCTCGATTTCCGGCTGCCACTCGTCCAGACCTGCTTACCGGTCCGTTTATCAAAGGCAATGATCGAACGCTGATGCAGTTCGGACGTATCCATAACCAGACCCTGATTCACAATCACCAGATTTTCCCAGATCAAAGGGGAGCCGGACATGCCCCATTGCAGGTTGTTCAGATTCTGTTCTTTGAGCAGATCATGAGTCCAGACTTCGATACCGGAAACCGCTTCGAAACAGTGTAGAACCCCCGTTCCGCCGACGGTATAAAGAAATCCCTGATCGAAGCTCGGAGTCGCACGTGGCCCGACTCCTCCCAGTGTTTCTTCAAAACGGACTTCATCTGCATAAACCCAGAGTTGTTGACCGGTCCGCGCCTCATAGCAGACTACGACTTCAACGTCGCCGCGCTGCTCCTGTGTAAATACCCGATCGCCGACAATGCAGAAAGACCCCCAACCCGCGCCGACCGGATGCTCCCAGATCAGTTCAGGCGGCTCTGTTTTCCAGTCAGTTCGAATTGACTGCGTTATCGCGATCCCATCACGGTTGATTCCCCGGTAGCCTGGCCAGTCACCCGCCTCAGTTACGAGAGTCTGTCCTGCTGTTTTCGGCTTTGCTTCGGCTTTGTTTTCAATCTGTTCGAAATACGCTTTGGCCCGCTGTTCTGGTGTCGGCGAGAATCGGAATCGAAAGCGGGGGACCATATCCCCTTCAAAACTTTCCACGCGCACCAGGCCCAAGAACAGTACTAATACTAAAGCAGCACCGCCGAGGCCTTTGAAGCGTGCCTTCCAGGCTAAGCCAGAAAACAGCAGCCACCAGATGAATAATCCCACCAGAATATTGCGGATTCCTTCATAGACCGCGAACACCTGGTAGGTACGATCCGGCGCGAGCTGAAACCAGCGATAAAATATAGCTGCGATACCCAGCAGCAAAATACCCAGTCCCCACTTCCAGCGAAACTTCCGCCGGGGAGTCTCAACATCAGTTGCCTGTTCCACTGCCAACTCGATTGGCGGTCCGCTTTCACTCATGTATCAGCCCCGTTATTTTTTAAACAGGCCCACATAGGCTTTGATAACACTGGAGGCCGGCTCAAGATCGGATTTCACAATCCGCGCCAGTGGCGCATAGATGACTTTCACAGATCGAGAAAAGGGAGGAAACTTCATCTTCCCCTCCATCCAGACCAGTGGTCCCGCCAATAAAAAATAGAGCATCAGGAATGCGGCTGCGCACATCGTGGCAACGCCTGTTTTTTGCAGCGTCGTCGTTTTTTCCACATCGGAAAACGGGGTCAGACTTGAATTTATTGGCGCGTTCATGACTCAACTCTATATTGTGAGAAACTTCATAGCAGTCTTACCCGAAACCTTATTGAGGCGTTTCAAAAATATAGGAAATGCACAGAGCCATTTATTTTTTACGGAAGGCAGGCAGTTGCTGGCCGGTTTCCCGATCAAATTCATCTGGTCGGCGGGCACGCGGCAGACGGTCGTGAGTTTCTACCTGCCATTGATCGAGGGCCGTTCGCAACTCCTGTTGAACT
The sequence above is a segment of the Gimesia algae genome. Coding sequences within it:
- a CDS encoding PQQ-binding-like beta-propeller repeat protein; the encoded protein is MSESGPPIELAVEQATDVETPRRKFRWKWGLGILLLGIAAIFYRWFQLAPDRTYQVFAVYEGIRNILVGLFIWWLLFSGLAWKARFKGLGGAALVLVLFLGLVRVESFEGDMVPRFRFRFSPTPEQRAKAYFEQIENKAEAKPKTAGQTLVTEAGDWPGYRGINRDGIAITQSIRTDWKTEPPELIWEHPVGAGWGSFCIVGDRVFTQEQRGDVEVVVCYEARTGQQLWVYADEVRFEETLGGVGPRATPSFDQGFLYTVGGTGVLHCFEAVSGIEVWTHDLLKEQNLNNLQWGMSGSPLIWENLVIVNQGLVMDTSELHQRSIIAFDKRTGKQVWTSGSRKSSYSSPQLAELQGVPQVLVFHAKGLESFAPADGRSLWFFPWTNQAGVNAAQPIVIDDSSVFIGSGYGVGSARLSIDKSGDEWKAEEVWTSKSPKLKFNSAVLRDGYVYGLDEGILTCLNLENGKRIWKKGRYGYGQMLLAGPMLLILAEDGSVELVKAEPEAYSQVAKFQALSGQTWNHPALAHGKLFVRNSEQAACYDISTVSKPLPAVETDR